One segment of Sesamum indicum cultivar Zhongzhi No. 13 linkage group LG4, S_indicum_v1.0, whole genome shotgun sequence DNA contains the following:
- the LOC105161001 gene encoding pentatricopeptide repeat-containing protein At5g04810, chloroplastic, with product MDIFSLSSTVHYSHTPPSFSTSSLAGKNHAATTSISLASFILASNSSQDSGHDSTTSLRRPTTQKPLKASTSNSSQLRENPLKRFVNSQNGPPSVTSSPSRDTLSNKLWLSSKLSPPPPPPPAPLLSHPLQEIPQENEVEDEVLENSEENEKEVEFREKGKIFVGNLPLWIKKKEVAEFFRQFGPIKNVILIKGHDNLERNMGFGFVIYSGHTAEKAAMKAVEFDGIEFHGRVLTVKLDNGKRMKGKHSERARWVEGKWEDGENYKSKWHEERDGSRREFRRILESQPESWQMVVQAFERIKKPSRKEFGLMVNYYARRGDMHRAREMFEKMRARGIEPTLHVYTNLIHAYAVGRDMEEALSCVRKMRDEGIEMSLVTYSILVGGFAKIGNVEAAELWFKEAKERLTALNAVIYGNIIYAYCQTCNLTRAEALVREMEEEGIDAPIDIYHTMMDGYGMIQDEEKCLMVFDRLKECGFTPSIITFGCLINLYTKIGKVSKALEVSDMMKQAGIKHNMKTYSMLMNGFINLKDWANAFSIFEDVIGDGLKPDVILYNNIIRAFCGMGNMERAIRTVEQMKKERHRPTSRTFMPIIHSFARAGEMRRALDVFDMMRRSGCIPTVHTYNALILGLVEKRQMEKAVGILDEMLLAGISPNEHTYTTIMHGYASLGDTGKAFQYFSKVKNEGLELDVYAYEALLKACCKSGRMQSALAVTKEMRAQNIPRNTFIYNILIDGWARRGDVWEAADLMQQMRQEGVQPDIHTYTSFINACCKAGDMLRAMRTIEEMEAVGVKANVKTYTTLIHGWSRASLPEKALKCFEEMKQAGLNPDKAVYHCLMTSLLSRATIAEDYIYNGILNLCDEMVDCGLTVDMGTAVHWSKCLRKIERTGGGITEALQKTFPPDWNNHKTLNAISDVSDHEDGLEENHYDDSPFHSDTDGEDNTNFDERFQF from the exons ATGGATATCTTCTCCCTCTCCTCCACCGTTCACTATTCTCACACTCCACCATCTTTCTCCACCTCCAGTCTCGCCGGAAAAAACCATGCCGCCACCACCAGCATTTCCCTGGCCTCATTTATTCTTGCTTCAAACTCATCACAAGACTCTGGTCACGACTCCACCACCAGCCTCCGCCGTCCCACCACGCAGAAGCCTCTAAAAGCCTCCACTTCAAACTCATCTCAACTCCGTGAGAACCCCCTTAAAAGATTTGTTAACTCCCAAAATGGTCCCCCGTCTGTCACCAGTTCGCCGTCCCGTGATACTCTCAGTAATAAGCTATGGTTGTCCAGCAAACTCTCACCTccgcctcctcctcctcccgCACCCCTACTTTCCCATCCATTGCAAGAAATTCCCCAGGAAAATGAAGTTGAGGATGAGGTTTTGGAAAAttcagaagaaaatgaaaaagaagttGAGTTCAGGGAAAAAGGCAAGATTTTTGTGGGTAATTTACCACTTtggataaagaaaaaggaggtaGCTGAGTTTTTCAGGCAATTTGGGCCCATAAAGAATGTGATTCTGATAAAGGGTCATGATAATCTGGAGAGGAATATGGGATTTGGGTTTGTGATATATAGTGGGCATACGGCTGAAAAGGCTGCAATGAAGGCTGTAGAGTTTGATGGGATTGAGTTCCATGGTAGGGTGTTGACTGTGAAGTTGGATAATGGCAAGAGAATGAAGGGCAAACATTCGGAGAGGGCAAGGTGGGTGGAGGGCAAATGGGAGGACGGGGAAAACTACAAGTCTAAGTGGCATGAAGAGAGGGACGGTTCACGAAGGGAGTTTCGGAGGATTCTGGAATCTCAACCAGAGAGTTGGCAGATGGTTGTGCAAGCTTTTGAGAGGATTAAGAAg CCCTCCAGAAAAGAGTTTGGGTTGATGGTCAACTATTATGCAAGGAGAGGAGACATGCATCGTGCACGTGAAATGTTTGAGAAGATGCGGGCACGTGGGATAGAGCCAACTTTACATGTATatacaaa CCTGATTCATGCTTATGCAGTAGGAAGAGACATGGAAGAAGCATTATCATGTGTGAGGAAGATGAGGGATGAGGGAATTGAGATGAGCTTGGTGACATACAGTATTCTTGTTGGAGGATTTGCAAAAATTGGGAATGTTGA AGCTGCAGAGCTTTGGTTTAAGGAGGCAAAAGAGAGACTTACAGCGTTAAATGCAGTCATATATGGCAACATAATATATGCTTATTG TCAAACATGTAACTTAACCCGTGCTGAAGCATTGGTAAGAGAGATGGAAGAAGAGGGAATAGATGCTCCAATTGACATATATCACACCATGATGGATGGTTATGGCATGATACAGGATGAAGAGAAATGTCTTATGGTTTTTGATAGACTTAAG GAATGTGGCTTTACACCTTCAATAATTACGTTTGGATGTCTCATCAATCTGTATACCAAG ATTGGAAAAGTTTCTAAAGCTTTGGAAGTCAGTGACATGATGAAACAGGCAGGCATAAAGCATAACATGAAGACGTATTCCATGTTGATGAAtggatttataaatttgaaggaTTGGGCTAATGCTTTCTCAATCTTTGAAGATGTAATTGGAGATGGTTTAAAGCCAGATGTCATTCTTTACAACAACATCATAAGAGCATTTTGTGGAATGGGTAACATGGAACGTGCTATTCGTACAGTTgaacaaatgaaaaaggaGAGGCATAGACCAACTTCAAGAACATTTATGCCCATAATTCATTCTTTTGCAAGAGCTGGAGAAATGAGAAGAGCTCTAGATGTTTTTGATATGATGCGGAGGAGCGGATGTATTCCAACTGTGCACACATATAACGCTCTGATTCTTGGCCTTGTCGAAAAGCGTCAG ATGGAGAAGGCCGTGGGTATATTAGACGAGATGCTGCTGGCAGGAATTAGTCCCAACGAGCACACATACACAACCATTATGCACGGTTACGCATCGCTGGGTGATACCGGAAAAGCTTTCCAATACTTCTCTAAGGTTAAAAATGAGGGGCTTGAGCTTGATGTTTATGCTTATGAGGCCTTACTCAAGGCATGCTGTAAATCAGGCAGGATGCAAAGTGCTTTAGCTGTAACAAAAGAGATGAGAGCTCAAAATATCCCCAGGAATACTTTTATCTACAACATACTAATCGACGG ATGGGCTCGTCGAGGTGATGTTTGGGAAGCTGCAGATTTGATGCAGCAGATGAGACAAGAAGGGGTACAGCCGGACATCCATACTTACACGTCTTTCATAAATGCTTGCTGCAAGGCCGGAGACATGCTG AGAGCAATGAGAACAATTGAGGAGATGGAAGCAGTCGGAGTGAAAGCTAACGTCAAGACCTACACTACGCTTATACACGGGTGGTCCCGAGCATCTCTCCCGGAGAAGGCATTGAAATGCTTTGAGGAGATGAAGCAAGCAGGACTAAATCCAGACAAAGCAGTATACCATTGTTTAATGACATCCTTGTTATCAAGGGCCACCATCGCCGAAGACTACATCTACAATGGAATCCTCAATTTATGCGACGAGATGGTGGACTGCGGGTTGACTGTCGACATGGGCACCGCAGTTCATTGGTCGAAATGCTTACGCAAAATCGAAAGGACCGGTGGCGGTATTACCGAAGCCCTTCAGAAGACCTTCCCACCCGACTGGAACAACCACAAGACTCTTAACGCTATTTCAGATGTCAGTGATCACGAAGATGGATTGGAAGAAAACCATTACGATGATAGCCCTTTTCACAGCGACACTGATGGTGAAGACAACACAAACTTTGACGAAAGGTTTCAATTCTAA